From the genome of Streptomyces sp. NBC_01116, one region includes:
- a CDS encoding L-serine ammonia-lyase has translation MAISVFDLFSVGIGPSSSHTVGPMRAARMFARRLKNEGLLAHTASIRAELYGSLGATGHGHGTPKAVLLGLEGESPQTVDVESADGRVEEIRGSGRINLLGMHEIPFDFDADLVLHRRKALPYHANGMTILAYDAEGAPVLEKTYYSVGGGFVVDEDAVAGENPIVPDDTVLKHPFRTGDELLRLSRETGLSISSMMLENELAWRTEAEIRSGLLDIWRVMQACVSRGMSREGILPGGLKVRRRAANSARQLRAEGDPQAHAMEWITLYAMAVNEENAAGGRVVTAPTNGAAGIIPAVLHYYMNFAAGGCTETEKEDSVVRFLLAAGAIGMLFKENASISGAEVGCQGEVGSACSMAAGALAEVLGGSPEQVENAAEIGMEHNLGLTCDPVGGLVQIPCIERNGMAAVKAVTAARMALRGDGSHKVSLDKVIKTMKETGADMSVKYKETARGGLAVNIIEC, from the coding sequence GTGGCCATCTCGGTCTTCGACCTCTTCTCGGTCGGCATCGGCCCGTCCAGCTCCCACACGGTGGGCCCGATGCGCGCCGCCCGGATGTTCGCGCGCCGCCTCAAGAACGAGGGCCTGCTCGCGCACACCGCCTCGATACGGGCCGAGCTGTACGGCTCCCTCGGCGCGACCGGCCACGGGCACGGCACGCCCAAGGCGGTCCTGCTCGGCCTGGAGGGCGAGTCGCCCCAGACCGTGGACGTGGAGTCCGCCGACGGCCGGGTCGAGGAGATCCGCGGCAGCGGCAGGATCAACCTGCTGGGCATGCACGAGATCCCGTTCGACTTCGACGCGGACCTGGTCCTGCACCGCCGCAAGGCGCTCCCCTACCACGCCAACGGCATGACGATCCTCGCGTACGACGCCGAGGGCGCGCCGGTCCTGGAGAAGACGTACTACTCGGTCGGCGGCGGCTTCGTCGTCGACGAGGACGCGGTGGCCGGGGAGAACCCGATCGTCCCGGACGACACGGTCCTCAAACACCCCTTCCGCACCGGCGACGAACTGCTGCGCCTCTCCCGCGAGACCGGTCTCTCGATCTCCTCGATGATGCTGGAGAACGAACTGGCCTGGCGCACCGAGGCGGAGATCCGCTCCGGGCTGCTGGACATCTGGCGCGTCATGCAGGCCTGTGTCTCGCGCGGCATGTCCCGCGAGGGCATCCTCCCCGGCGGCCTCAAGGTCCGCCGCCGCGCCGCGAACTCGGCCCGCCAGCTGCGCGCCGAGGGCGACCCGCAGGCCCACGCGATGGAGTGGATCACTCTGTACGCGATGGCGGTCAACGAGGAGAACGCGGCCGGCGGCCGTGTGGTCACCGCCCCCACCAACGGCGCGGCGGGCATCATCCCCGCCGTCCTGCACTACTACATGAACTTCGCGGCCGGCGGCTGCACCGAGACGGAGAAGGAGGACAGTGTGGTGCGCTTCCTCCTCGCGGCCGGTGCGATCGGCATGCTGTTCAAGGAGAACGCCTCGATCTCCGGCGCCGAGGTCGGCTGCCAGGGCGAGGTCGGCTCCGCCTGCTCGATGGCGGCCGGCGCCCTGGCCGAGGTCCTCGGCGGCTCCCCCGAGCAGGTGGAGAACGCCGCCGAGATCGGCATGGAGCACAACCTGGGCCTGACCTGCGACCCGGTCGGCGGGCTCGTCCAGATCCCGTGCATCGAGCGCAACGGCATGGCGGCGGTGAAGGCGGTCACCGCGGCGCGGATGGCGCTGCGGGGCGACGGCAGCCACAAGGTCTCCCTCGACAAGGTCATCAAGACCATGAAGGAGACCGGGGCCGACATGAGCGTCAAGTACAAGGAGACGGCGCGCGGCGGGCTCGCGGTGAACATCATCGAGTGCTAG
- the glyA gene encoding serine hydroxymethyltransferase, translating into MSLLNSSLHELDPDVAAAVDAELHRQQSTLEMIASENFAPVAVMEAQGSVLTNKYAEGYPGRRYYGGCEHVDVVEQIAIDRIKALFGAEAANVQPHSGAQANAAAMFALLKPGDTIMGLNLAHGGHLTHGMKINFSGKLYNVVPYHVDESGVVDMEEVERLAKESQPKLIVAGWSAYPRQLDFAAFRRIADEVGAYLMVDMAHFAGLVAAGLHPNPVPHAHVVTTTTHKTLGGPRGGVILSTQELAKKINSAVFPGQQGGPLEHVIAAKAVSFKIAAGEEFKERQQRTLDGARILAERLVQPDVTEVGVSVLSGGTDVHLVLVDLRNSELDGQQAEDRLHELGITVNRNAIPNDPRPPMVTSGLRIGTPALATRGFGAEDFTEVAEIIAAALKPSYDADDLKARVIALAEKFPLYPGLK; encoded by the coding sequence ATGTCGCTTCTGAACTCCTCCCTCCACGAGCTGGACCCGGACGTCGCCGCCGCTGTCGACGCCGAGCTCCACCGTCAGCAGTCCACCCTCGAAATGATCGCCTCGGAGAACTTCGCTCCGGTCGCCGTCATGGAGGCGCAGGGCTCCGTCCTCACCAACAAGTACGCCGAGGGCTACCCGGGCCGCCGCTACTACGGCGGCTGCGAGCACGTCGACGTCGTCGAGCAGATCGCGATCGACCGGATCAAGGCCCTGTTCGGCGCCGAGGCCGCGAACGTGCAGCCGCACTCCGGTGCCCAGGCGAACGCCGCCGCGATGTTCGCGCTGCTGAAGCCGGGCGACACGATCATGGGCCTGAACCTGGCCCACGGCGGTCACCTGACCCACGGCATGAAGATCAACTTCTCCGGGAAGCTCTACAACGTGGTCCCGTACCACGTCGACGAGAGCGGCGTCGTGGACATGGAGGAGGTCGAGCGCCTCGCCAAGGAGTCCCAGCCGAAGCTGATCGTGGCCGGCTGGTCCGCCTACCCGCGCCAGCTGGACTTCGCCGCCTTCCGCCGCATCGCGGACGAGGTCGGCGCGTACCTGATGGTCGACATGGCGCACTTCGCGGGCCTGGTCGCGGCCGGTCTGCACCCGAACCCGGTGCCGCACGCCCATGTCGTCACCACCACCACGCACAAGACCCTCGGCGGTCCGCGCGGCGGCGTGATCCTCTCCACGCAGGAGCTCGCCAAGAAGATCAACTCCGCGGTCTTCCCGGGTCAGCAGGGCGGCCCGCTGGAGCACGTGATCGCGGCCAAGGCGGTCTCGTTCAAGATCGCTGCGGGCGAGGAGTTCAAGGAGCGCCAGCAGCGCACCCTGGACGGCGCGCGGATCCTGGCCGAGCGCCTGGTCCAGCCGGACGTCACCGAGGTGGGCGTATCCGTCCTCTCCGGCGGCACCGACGTCCACCTGGTCCTGGTCGACCTGCGCAACTCGGAGCTGGACGGCCAGCAGGCCGAGGACCGGCTCCACGAGCTGGGCATCACGGTCAACCGGAACGCCATCCCGAACGACCCGCGTCCCCCGATGGTCACCTCGGGCCTGCGGATCGGCACCCCGGCGCTGGCCACCCGCGGCTTCGGCGCCGAGGACTTCACGGAGGTCGCGGAGATCATCGCCGCCGCCCTCAAGCCGTCCTACGACGCGGACGACCTCAAGGCCCGCGTGATCGCGCTGGCCGAGAAGTTCCCGCTGTACCCCGGCCTGAAGTAA
- the gcvH gene encoding glycine cleavage system protein GcvH: protein MSNPQQLRYSKEHEWLSALEDGVATIGITEYAANALGDVVYAQLPEVGDTVTAGETCGELESTKSVSDLYSPVTGEVTAANQDVVDDPSLVNSAPFEGGWLFKVRVAEEPADLLSADEYTAFSGN from the coding sequence ATGAGCAACCCCCAGCAGCTGCGGTACAGCAAGGAGCACGAGTGGCTGTCGGCCCTCGAGGACGGCGTGGCCACCATCGGCATCACGGAGTACGCGGCCAACGCGCTCGGTGACGTCGTCTACGCCCAGCTCCCGGAGGTCGGTGACACGGTGACCGCGGGCGAGACCTGCGGCGAGCTGGAGTCGACCAAGTCCGTCAGCGATCTGTACTCGCCGGTGACCGGTGAGGTGACGGCGGCCAACCAGGACGTCGTGGACGACCCCTCGCTGGTGAACTCCGCTCCCTTCGAGGGCGGCTGGCTGTTCAAGGTGCGCGTCGCGGAGGAGCCGGCCGACCTGCTCTCCGCCGACGAGTACACCGCGTTCTCCGGCAACTGA
- the gcvT gene encoding glycine cleavage system aminomethyltransferase GcvT, whose amino-acid sequence MSTAPRLTALDALHRSLGATMTDFAGWDMPLRYASERDEHNAVRTRAGLFDLSHMGEITVTGPEAAAFLSYALVGNIATVGSGRARYTMIVQEDGGIVDDLIVYRLGESGANEYMVVANAGNAQVVLDALTARAGGFDAEVRDDRDAYALLAVQGPESPAIMKAVTDADLDGLKYYAGLPGTVAGVPALIARTGYTGEDGFELFVAPEHAEQLWRALTEAGAPHGLIPCGLSCRDTLRLEAGMPLYGHELTTALTPFDAGLGRVVKFEKEGDFVGREALTAAAERAESAPPRKLVGLIAEGRRVPRAGFPVVADGKVIGEVTSGAPSPTLGKPIAMAYVDAAFAVPGTEGVGVDIRGTHEPYEVVALPFYKRQK is encoded by the coding sequence ATGAGCACTGCCCCCCGTCTCACCGCCCTCGACGCCCTGCACCGCTCGCTCGGCGCCACCATGACCGACTTCGCGGGCTGGGACATGCCCCTGCGGTACGCCAGTGAGCGCGACGAGCACAACGCCGTACGCACCCGGGCCGGTCTCTTCGACCTGTCGCACATGGGCGAGATCACCGTCACCGGGCCCGAGGCCGCCGCCTTCCTGAGCTACGCGCTGGTGGGCAACATCGCCACCGTCGGCAGCGGCCGGGCCCGCTACACGATGATCGTCCAGGAGGACGGCGGGATCGTGGACGACCTGATCGTCTACCGGCTCGGCGAGAGCGGGGCCAACGAGTACATGGTCGTCGCCAACGCGGGCAACGCGCAGGTCGTGCTGGACGCGCTGACCGCCCGGGCCGGGGGCTTCGACGCCGAGGTGCGCGACGACCGGGACGCGTACGCGCTGCTCGCGGTCCAGGGCCCGGAGTCGCCCGCCATCATGAAGGCCGTCACCGACGCCGACCTGGACGGGCTGAAGTACTACGCGGGCCTGCCGGGCACGGTCGCCGGGGTCCCGGCGCTCATCGCCCGTACCGGCTACACCGGCGAGGACGGCTTCGAGCTCTTCGTCGCGCCCGAGCACGCCGAGCAGCTCTGGCGGGCGCTGACCGAGGCCGGAGCGCCGCACGGCCTGATCCCCTGCGGGCTCTCCTGCCGGGACACGCTGCGCCTGGAGGCGGGCATGCCGCTGTACGGGCACGAGCTGACGACCGCGCTCACCCCGTTCGACGCGGGCCTGGGCCGGGTCGTGAAGTTCGAGAAGGAGGGCGACTTCGTCGGGCGCGAGGCCCTGACCGCCGCCGCCGAGCGCGCCGAGTCCGCCCCGCCGCGCAAGCTGGTGGGCCTGATCGCCGAGGGCCGCCGGGTCCCGCGCGCCGGTTTCCCCGTCGTCGCCGACGGCAAGGTGATCGGCGAGGTCACCTCCGGCGCCCCGTCCCCGACGCTGGGCAAGCCGATCGCCATGGCCTACGTGGACGCGGCCTTCGCCGTGCCCGGCACCGAGGGCGTGGGCGTGGACATCCGCGGCACGCACGAGCCGTACGAGGTCGTCGCACTGCCGTTCTACAAGCGCCAGAAGTGA
- a CDS encoding AAA family ATPase, with the protein MTLQRSAPTAGVANGAMPAQPGAPVRELLTEGAPVVRDLRGRTSHAPYGLDLTAGDVVVVSGLPGSGKSTLIRRAVQGRAIDSQNTRDGWAAALPGLLPYALYRPLVRAAHYLGLWNALRSGESVVVHDCGTQTWVRRWLARHAVSRGRTLHLILLDVTPEVARQGQRERGRGVSGYAFARHRHAVARLLRDTEQGLLPAGCTSAVLLDREAAGALDRISFTAAGTSAAR; encoded by the coding sequence ATGACGTTGCAGCGGTCGGCACCGACCGCGGGGGTCGCCAACGGCGCGATGCCCGCACAGCCCGGCGCTCCCGTGCGGGAGCTGCTGACGGAGGGCGCGCCGGTGGTACGCGACCTGCGCGGGCGCACCAGCCATGCCCCGTACGGCCTCGACCTCACCGCAGGTGACGTCGTCGTGGTCTCCGGACTCCCCGGCAGCGGGAAGTCGACCCTCATCCGCCGGGCGGTGCAGGGCCGCGCCATCGACTCCCAGAACACCCGGGACGGCTGGGCCGCCGCCCTGCCCGGTTTACTGCCCTACGCCCTCTACCGCCCCCTGGTCCGCGCCGCGCACTACCTCGGCCTCTGGAACGCCCTGCGCTCCGGTGAGTCCGTCGTCGTGCACGACTGCGGCACCCAGACGTGGGTACGCCGCTGGCTGGCCCGGCACGCCGTGAGCCGGGGCCGCACCCTCCACCTGATCCTGCTCGACGTGACGCCCGAGGTGGCGCGGCAGGGGCAGCGCGAGCGTGGGCGCGGGGTCTCCGGCTACGCCTTCGCCCGCCACCGGCACGCGGTCGCCCGGCTGCTCCGCGACACCGAGCAGGGGCTGCTGCCCGCCGGCTGCACCTCCGCGGTGCTGCTTGACCGCGAGGCCGCGGGAGCGCTCGACCGGATCTCCTTCACGGCCGCCGGGACCTCCGCCGCCCGCTGA
- a CDS encoding enhanced serine sensitivity protein SseB, whose product MDIPAPAPAHPQQGWPANELEEVLTASLGVPDAGGRLVEVLGRSSVWVPLPNGGTPASADLDLPMMEIDGAAFVPVFSSEAQFLSCVGSHMSFTVAPARDFARGLPPQVGIAVNPGGAVGIPLPPPAVAELCRAGRTALDGPATGGRVRLFEPDWQHDPVDFLTTVSEEFEATGVVSTARRALASIEGGDPVLFVGVEFATWDGAGQSAPMDAIGRALGRVQTPWPVNLVLLDVADDLVGDWMREKVRPFYRRVGH is encoded by the coding sequence GTGGACATTCCGGCACCCGCACCGGCGCACCCCCAGCAGGGGTGGCCCGCCAACGAGCTCGAAGAGGTGCTGACGGCCTCGCTCGGCGTCCCCGACGCGGGCGGCCGCCTCGTCGAGGTGCTCGGCCGCAGCTCCGTCTGGGTGCCGCTGCCCAACGGCGGCACCCCCGCGAGCGCGGACCTCGACCTGCCGATGATGGAGATCGACGGCGCGGCCTTCGTCCCCGTCTTCAGCTCCGAGGCCCAGTTCCTCAGCTGCGTCGGCAGCCACATGTCCTTCACCGTCGCCCCCGCCCGCGACTTCGCCCGGGGCCTGCCCCCGCAGGTCGGCATCGCCGTGAACCCGGGCGGCGCGGTCGGCATACCGCTTCCGCCGCCCGCCGTCGCCGAGCTGTGCCGGGCCGGCCGCACCGCCCTGGACGGGCCCGCCACCGGCGGCCGGGTCCGGCTGTTCGAGCCGGACTGGCAGCACGACCCGGTCGACTTCCTCACCACCGTGTCCGAGGAGTTCGAGGCCACCGGAGTGGTGAGCACCGCCCGCCGGGCGCTGGCCAGCATCGAGGGCGGCGACCCGGTCCTCTTCGTCGGCGTCGAGTTCGCCACCTGGGACGGCGCGGGACAGAGCGCGCCCATGGACGCCATCGGCCGCGCGCTCGGCCGGGTCCAGACGCCCTGGCCGGTCAATCTGGTCCTGCTGGACGTGGCGGACGACCTGGTCGGCGACTGGATGCGGGAGAAGGTGCGCCCGTTCTACCGCCGCGTGGGCCACTGA
- a CDS encoding enhanced serine sensitivity protein SseB C-terminal domain-containing protein: MLRQVTPGRYDAYEALLAAVAEGRIWMLLWHGTAGSPDAQYGNMEIDGLGYAPCVTSAQELSASGWNRAHELVTGRDIARSLFPDRWGIWLNPHAPGGGVGIPWLDLRRIATGLDRLPAGPLRLSDPTIELPQFYALLTQNAHRTPAIRSLRRAWVHPAVGVPYLAIGLDLYDTGRASVESVREMMRQSVGAVPEGLPVSTVALSDEYDPVGMWLRANARPFYDREAHAPAGPPPAAAPGYGYPPLPR, encoded by the coding sequence ATGCTGCGCCAGGTGACCCCCGGGCGTTACGACGCCTACGAGGCGCTGCTCGCCGCGGTCGCCGAGGGCCGGATCTGGATGCTGCTCTGGCACGGCACGGCCGGCTCACCGGACGCCCAGTACGGCAACATGGAGATCGACGGCCTGGGCTACGCCCCCTGCGTCACCTCAGCCCAGGAGCTGTCCGCCAGCGGCTGGAACCGCGCCCACGAGCTGGTCACCGGACGCGACATCGCCCGCTCCCTGTTCCCCGACCGCTGGGGTATCTGGCTCAATCCGCACGCCCCCGGGGGCGGCGTCGGCATCCCCTGGCTCGACCTGCGGCGCATCGCCACCGGCCTGGACCGGCTGCCCGCCGGACCGCTCCGGCTCTCCGACCCCACCATCGAACTCCCGCAGTTCTACGCCCTGCTCACCCAGAACGCCCACCGCACCCCCGCGATCCGCTCCCTGCGCCGCGCCTGGGTGCACCCCGCGGTCGGCGTCCCGTATCTCGCGATCGGCCTCGACCTCTACGACACCGGACGCGCCTCCGTCGAATCGGTGCGCGAGATGATGCGGCAGTCGGTCGGGGCGGTCCCCGAGGGGCTGCCCGTCTCCACGGTCGCCCTGTCCGACGAGTACGACCCGGTCGGCATGTGGCTGCGCGCGAACGCCCGTCCGTTCTACGACCGCGAGGCGCACGCCCCCGCGGGCCCGCCCCCGGCCGCCGCCCCCGGCTACGGCTACCCGCCCCTTCCCCGCTGA
- a CDS encoding ABC transporter substrate-binding protein yields the protein MRIFKSRAVRAITTAVAVGLIATGCSSERDEGNSKGGDKDTFVFAGAGDPGSLDPALASDGETFRVTRQAFEALLEHEPGGSKLVGGLAEKWSSDPAGKVWTFNLRQGVKFHDGEAFNAAAVCANYDHWFNWKGTYQSSAVSYYWQTIMGGFAKNEDAEAPKPNYKSCTAKDDNTAVIEVNEPSANLPGGFSLQALAIHSPKAIKEYEKQDASAKGDAITYPKYSQEAGTVAGTGPYKITKWNKGNKEVSLTRFDGYWGDKAKVKNLVFRTISTEETRRQALQAGDIDGYDLVAPADVTTLEKEGYEVPTRDVFNIFYIGMSQSANPALKKPEVRQAITHAIDRENLVNTQLPEGGKVATQFMPDTVAGYSDKVKTYPFDTAKAKDLLKQAGAEKLSIDFCYPTEVTRPYMPAPQDMFELMKADLEKAGITVKPKAMKWAPDYLDATEAGSCALHMLGWTGDFNDGYNFIGTWFAGPDKQWGFKDQKVFDAVNAASEVTDPAARTEAYKKANEVIAEYVPGVPISSSPPAIAFAKNVNPPKVSPLTQEDFAEVSFK from the coding sequence ATGCGCATATTCAAGTCCCGGGCTGTCCGGGCGATCACGACAGCGGTCGCTGTCGGCCTGATCGCCACGGGCTGTTCCAGCGAGCGGGACGAGGGCAACTCCAAGGGGGGCGACAAGGACACGTTCGTCTTCGCCGGAGCCGGTGACCCCGGTTCCCTCGACCCCGCCCTCGCGAGTGACGGCGAGACGTTCCGTGTCACCCGTCAGGCCTTCGAGGCGCTCCTGGAGCACGAGCCCGGTGGCAGCAAGCTCGTCGGCGGCCTCGCGGAGAAGTGGTCGAGCGACCCGGCCGGCAAGGTCTGGACGTTCAACCTGCGCCAGGGCGTGAAGTTCCACGACGGCGAGGCGTTCAACGCCGCCGCGGTCTGCGCGAACTACGACCACTGGTTCAACTGGAAGGGCACGTACCAGTCCAGCGCGGTCTCCTACTACTGGCAGACCATCATGGGCGGGTTCGCGAAGAACGAGGACGCCGAGGCGCCCAAGCCCAACTACAAGTCCTGCACGGCCAAGGACGACAACACGGCCGTGATCGAGGTGAACGAGCCCTCGGCGAACCTGCCGGGCGGGTTCTCCCTCCAGGCGCTGGCGATCCACTCGCCGAAGGCCATCAAGGAGTACGAGAAGCAGGACGCGAGCGCCAAGGGCGACGCGATCACGTACCCCAAGTACAGCCAGGAGGCCGGCACGGTCGCCGGCACCGGCCCGTACAAGATCACGAAGTGGAACAAGGGGAACAAGGAAGTCTCCCTGACCCGCTTCGACGGCTACTGGGGCGACAAGGCCAAGGTGAAGAACCTGGTCTTCCGCACCATCTCCACCGAGGAGACCCGCCGCCAGGCGCTCCAGGCGGGTGACATCGACGGCTACGACCTGGTCGCGCCGGCCGATGTGACGACGCTGGAGAAGGAGGGTTACGAGGTCCCGACCCGTGACGTCTTCAACATCTTCTACATCGGGATGAGCCAGTCGGCGAACCCCGCGCTGAAGAAGCCCGAGGTCCGTCAGGCGATCACGCACGCCATCGACCGCGAGAACCTGGTCAACACCCAGCTGCCCGAGGGCGGCAAGGTCGCGACCCAGTTCATGCCCGACACGGTCGCCGGCTACTCGGACAAGGTGAAGACGTACCCGTTCGACACCGCCAAGGCGAAGGACCTCCTCAAGCAGGCCGGTGCGGAGAAGCTGAGCATCGACTTCTGCTACCCGACCGAGGTCACCCGCCCGTACATGCCTGCCCCGCAGGACATGTTCGAGCTGATGAAGGCCGACCTGGAGAAGGCCGGCATCACCGTCAAGCCGAAGGCCATGAAGTGGGCCCCGGACTACCTGGACGCCACCGAGGCGGGCTCCTGCGCCCTGCACATGCTCGGCTGGACCGGTGACTTCAACGACGGCTACAACTTCATCGGCACCTGGTTCGCCGGACCGGACAAGCAGTGGGGCTTCAAGGACCAGAAGGTCTTCGACGCCGTGAACGCCGCTTCCGAGGTCACCGACCCGGCGGCCCGCACCGAGGCCTACAAGAAGGCCAACGAGGTCATCGCGGAGTACGTCCCGGGCGTGCCGATCTCCTCGTCGCCGCCGGCCATCGCGTTCGCCAAGAACGTCAACCCGCCGAAGGTCTCCCCGCTCACGCAGGAGGACTTCGCCGAGGTCTCCTTCAAGTAA
- a CDS encoding ABC transporter permease, which translates to MLRLVVRRLLQLIPTLLGLSVLLFLWLNRLPGGPATAILGERATEAEVARINRALGLDEPVHVQYWRFLKRIFELDLGTSTQTGQPVWDEFTRAFPATVELSLAAILIAVVVGIPMGYLAAKHRGGWLDVASVSGSLLGICIPVFFLAVLLRGIFSVQLQWFPSQGRLDSGLNATDVTGFAVLDGLLTGEFDASWNAIMHLILPAVALASIPLAVIVRMTRASVLEVLGEDYIRTAESKGLDKRTVRGRHVLRNALLPVITAVGLLTGSLLSGAVLTESVFDFGGLGSFIRTAIDGRDYPVLVGFILFIAMVYVLINLLVDLAYSIIDPRVRVH; encoded by the coding sequence GTGCTGCGACTCGTCGTAAGAAGACTTCTCCAGCTCATTCCCACCCTGCTCGGCCTGTCGGTCCTGCTGTTCCTCTGGCTGAACCGACTGCCCGGCGGACCCGCCACAGCGATCCTGGGCGAGCGGGCCACCGAAGCCGAAGTAGCGAGAATCAACCGGGCACTCGGGCTCGACGAGCCGGTCCACGTCCAGTACTGGCGCTTCCTCAAGCGCATCTTCGAGCTCGACCTCGGAACCTCCACCCAGACCGGCCAGCCGGTGTGGGACGAATTCACCCGCGCCTTCCCCGCCACGGTGGAGCTGAGCCTCGCGGCGATCCTGATCGCCGTCGTCGTCGGCATCCCGATGGGCTACCTCGCGGCCAAGCACCGCGGTGGCTGGCTGGACGTCGCCTCCGTCTCCGGATCGCTGCTCGGCATCTGCATCCCGGTCTTCTTCCTGGCCGTGCTGCTGCGCGGGATCTTCTCCGTACAGCTCCAGTGGTTCCCGAGCCAGGGCCGCCTCGACTCCGGCCTCAACGCCACCGACGTCACCGGATTCGCCGTCCTGGACGGCCTGTTGACCGGTGAGTTCGACGCGAGCTGGAACGCGATCATGCACTTGATCCTGCCCGCCGTCGCGCTCGCCTCGATCCCGCTCGCCGTCATCGTCCGGATGACCCGCGCCAGCGTGCTGGAAGTGCTCGGCGAGGACTACATCCGCACCGCCGAGTCCAAGGGCCTCGACAAGAGGACCGTGCGCGGGCGCCATGTCCTGCGCAACGCCCTGCTGCCCGTGATCACCGCGGTCGGCCTGCTGACCGGCAGCCTGCTCTCCGGTGCGGTGCTCACCGAGTCCGTCTTCGACTTCGGCGGGCTGGGCTCCTTCATCCGTACGGCGATCGACGGCCGCGACTATCCGGTCCTCGTCGGGTTCATTCTCTTCATCGCGATGGTGTACGTGCTGATCAACCTGCTGGTCGACCTCGCGTACAGCATCATCGACCCGAGAGTGCGGGTGCACTGA
- a CDS encoding ABC transporter permease — translation MTILTNKADKVDRLAELTQSSETVTGTSLWREAFRRMRSSKMAIIGAVIIGAFVIVAIVGPMVAPHGATAQNWRSEVFPNQGKFVGMRGENWFGLDHLGRDMFSRWLVGARQTLLVGVVSMLIGLIVGALVGVLSGAAATLGGKVGRRVDTVIMRFTDIMLSLPSLLLAVSIAAVLGQSLTTVMIAVGVVQIPIFARLLRGSMLVQGGADYVLAAKAVGIRRKRIVLTQILPNSLSPVIVQATLSLATAIIEAAALSYLGLGNPDPAVPEWGVMLSQAQRFFDNEPMMAAYPAIGIIITALGFTLLGEAMREALDPKLRG, via the coding sequence GTGACGATCCTGACCAACAAAGCGGACAAGGTCGACCGCCTCGCCGAGCTGACCCAGAGCTCGGAGACGGTCACCGGAACCAGTCTGTGGCGCGAGGCGTTCCGCCGGATGCGCTCCAGCAAGATGGCGATCATCGGCGCGGTCATCATCGGCGCGTTCGTCATCGTCGCCATCGTCGGACCGATGGTGGCCCCGCACGGCGCCACCGCGCAGAACTGGCGCAGTGAGGTCTTCCCCAACCAGGGCAAGTTCGTCGGCATGCGCGGCGAGAACTGGTTCGGCCTGGACCACCTGGGCCGCGACATGTTCTCCCGCTGGCTCGTCGGCGCCCGGCAGACGCTGCTCGTCGGTGTCGTCTCCATGCTCATCGGGCTGATCGTCGGCGCGCTGGTCGGTGTGCTCTCCGGAGCCGCCGCGACCCTCGGCGGCAAGGTCGGCCGGCGCGTCGACACCGTGATCATGCGCTTCACCGACATCATGCTGTCGCTTCCCTCGCTGCTGCTCGCGGTCTCCATCGCCGCGGTCCTCGGCCAGTCGCTGACCACCGTGATGATCGCCGTGGGTGTCGTCCAGATCCCCATCTTCGCCCGCCTGCTGCGCGGTTCGATGCTGGTCCAGGGCGGCGCGGACTACGTGCTCGCCGCGAAGGCGGTCGGCATCCGGCGCAAGCGGATCGTGCTCACGCAGATCCTGCCGAACTCGCTGAGCCCGGTGATCGTCCAGGCCACGCTGAGCCTGGCCACCGCGATCATCGAGGCCGCGGCCCTGTCCTACCTGGGCCTCGGCAACCCCGACCCGGCCGTGCCCGAATGGGGCGTGATGCTCTCCCAGGCGCAGCGCTTCTTCGACAACGAGCCGATGATGGCCGCCTACCCGGCCATCGGGATCATCATCACCGCCCTCGGCTTCACCCTGCTCGGCGAGGCCATGCGCGAAGCCCTCGACCCGAAGTTGCGAGGCTGA